Proteins encoded in a region of the Nicotiana tomentosiformis chromosome 9, ASM39032v3, whole genome shotgun sequence genome:
- the LOC104120407 gene encoding histone-lysine N-methyltransferase CLF-like has translation MSSVSDDSPSDSIFQPLNDLQNVPPEEATVEPEEVLSVINSLKEKVASERADYIKKRVDGNTQKLENLTKDLYNLATERKSLEIFGADRTVDLLSKRQKDAIDMQNGIDTSNGDDDSNSSEDDGYATSAILLGSSIAVKNAVRPIKLPEEKRIPPYTTWIFLDRNQRMTEDQSVVGRRRIYYDQNGGETLICSDSDEEVLEEEEEKKVFAESEDYMLRMTIKEVGLSDSVLELLGRCLSRKPSDVKARYEDLVKRDNAGTSKNEYMESSLDLYLAKDLDAALDSFDNLFCRRCLVFDCRLHGCSQDLIFPAEKQIPWYCSNADMEPCGPNCYSLAIKCESNATVICPQSATHGEKPVLPSDVANNTQMPGRKHVSRRSKSSQGEGAPSNAKNISESSDSEIRPINNVTPNEHSSPPLKSKSDSKDGSNKRNSKRIAEHVLVAIKKRQKKMTALESDSVAIGSLGSKDSNLHSISRKENEDVSPSSQKTQCNSAKRSRRKNSPVLDSKNSLQGEAFGCQLLEATSDKPVTNCDYSSRKYEYVGENNCKQEIDGAKSWRPIEKALFEKGLEMFGRSSCLIARNLMNGLKTCWEVFKYMNNSGNKLFSGAGDGMNGGLEGGSNDGLDILGNEPRRRSKFLRRRGRVRRLKYTWKSAGYHAIRKRISERKDQPCRQYNPCGCQGPCGKECPCIVNGTCCEKYCGCPKSCKNRFRGCHCAKSQCRSRQCPCFAAGRECDPDVCRNCWISCGDGTLGVPPQRGDSHECRNMKLLLKQQQKVLLGRSDVSGWGAFLKNTVGKHEYLGEYTGELISHREADKRGKIYDRENSSFLFNLNDQFVLDAHRKGDKLKFANHSPVPNCYAKVMMVAGDHRVGIFANERICAGEELFYDYRYEPDSAPAWARKPEASGTRKEDAAPSSGRARKHT, from the exons ATGTCGTCGGTGTCCGACGACTCCCCCTCCGATTCCATATTTCAACCTTTAAATGATCTTCAG AATGTGCCACCTGAAGAAGCAACTGTAGAACCTGAGGAAGTATTATCAGTTATTAATTCTTTGAAGGAAAAAGTTGCTTCTGAACGTGCTGATTATATAAAG AAAAGGGTAGACGGAAATACACAAAAGTTGGAGAATCTGACAAAGGATCTTTACAATTTGGCAACGGAGAGAAAATCTCTTGAAATCTTTGGTGCTGACAGAACAGTTGATCTACTATCGAAAAGGCAGAAGGATGCAATTGATATGCAAAATGGCATTGATACCAGTAATGGAGATGATGATAGCAATAGCTCTGAAGATGACGGATACGCCACTTCTGCAATTCTTTTAGGATCAAGTATTGCAGTCAAGAACGCCGTACGTCCCATTAAACTTCCAGAAGAGAAAAGAATACCTCCATATACTACATGGATTTTCTTGGATAG AAATCAGAGAATGACTGAGGATCAATCTGTGGTTGGTCGTAGAAGAATTTATTATGACCAGAATGGTGGAGAAACTTTAATTTGTAGTGATAGTGATGAAGAAGtacttgaagaagaagaagaaaagaaggtGTTTGCAGAGTCCGAAGATTATATGCTGCG AATGACTATCAAAGAAGTTGGCTTGTCCGACAGTGTGTTGGAATTGCTAGGACGGTGCTTGTCAAGAAAACCTAGTGACGTGAAG GCAAGATATGAAGATCTTGTTAAGAGAGATAATGCAGGCACTTCAAAGAATGAGTACATGGAAAGTTCTTTAGATTTATATCTTGCCAAAGATCTTGATGCCGCTCTGGATTCTTTTGATAATCTATTTTGTCGTCGATGTCTT GTCTTTGATTGTAGATTACATGGATGTTCACAGGATCTTATTTTTCCT GCTGAAAAACAAATACCATGGTACTGCTCTAATGCAGATATGGAGCCCTGTGGTCCAAATTGCTACAGTCTG GCTATAAAGTGCGAAAGTAATGCTACAGTGATCTGTCCTCAGAGCGCTACTCATGGCGAAAAACCTGTCCTGCCATCTGATGTTGCTAATAATACTCAGATGCCAGGTAGGAAGCATGTGTCAAGAAGATCAAAGTCTTCACAAGGTGAAGGTGCTCCATCAAATGCAAAAAACATCTCAGAGAGCAGTGATTCGGAGATTAGACCCATAAATAATGTCACTCCTAATGAGCACTCTTCACCTCCATTGAAAAGCAAATCTGACAGTAAAGATGGGAGCAACAAAAGGAACAGCAAGCGAATAGCTGAACATGTTCTAGTTGCCATTAAGAAAAGGCAGAAGAAAATGACAGCTTTAGAATCCGACTCTGTTGCAATTGGAAGTCTAGGTTCCAAAGATTCGAATCTTCACTCTATTTCACGGAAGGAAAATGAAGATGTGAGTCCATCTTCACAAAAAACACAATGTAATAGTGCTAAAAGGTCCAGGAGGAAAAACTCTCCAGTTCTGGACAGTAAAAATTCTTTGCAAGGAGAGGCTTTTGGTTGCCAATTGCTGGAAGCTACCAGTGACAAACCTGTGACAAATTGTGATTACTCGTCGAGGAAATATGAATATGTGGGTGAGAATAACTGCAAACAAGAAATAGATGGTGCTAAATCTTGGAGACCCATTGAAAAGGCTCTCTTTGAAAAGGGTCTAGAAATGTTTGGTAGAAGCAG CTGTTTGATTGCTCGGAATCTCATGAATGGTTTGAAGACATGCTGGGAGGTTTTCAAGTATATGAACAATTCCGGGAATAAGCTATTCTCAGGAGCAGGTGATGGAATGAATGGTGGCCTTGAAGGTGGTTCCAACGATGGTCTGGATATCCTG GGTAATGAACCTCGAAGAAGATCCAAATTTTTACGTAGAAGAGGCAGAGTTCGCCGATTAAAATACACATGGAAATCCGCTGGATATCATGCAATTAGGAAGCGGATTTCTGAGAGGAAGGATCAACCCTGTCGGCAGTATAATCCATGTGGCTGCCAAGGCCCTTGTGGAAAAGAATGTCCCTGCATTGTAAATGGGACCTGCTGTGAAAAATACTGTGG ATGCCCAAAGAGTTGCAAAAATAGGTTTCGTGGTTGTCATTGTGCCAAAAGTCAATGCAGAAGCCGTCAATGCCCTTGCTTTGCTGCAGGCAGGGAATGTGATCCTGATGTTTGTCGAAATTGTTGGATCAG TTGTGGTGATGGAACTCTTGGGGTTCCTCCTCAAAGAGGTGATAGTCATGAATGCAGGAATATGAAGCTGCTTCTCAAACAGCAACAAAAG GTTCTTCTTGGTAGATCTGATGTTTCTGGCTGGGGAGCTTTCTTGAAG AATACTGTTGGAAAGCATGAATACCTTGGGGAGTACACAGGTGAATTAATTTCACACCGTGAAGCTGACAAGCGTGGCAAGATTTATGATCGTGAAAATTCTTCATTTCTATTCAATCTAAATGATCAG